One stretch of Zingiber officinale cultivar Zhangliang chromosome 6B, Zo_v1.1, whole genome shotgun sequence DNA includes these proteins:
- the LOC121989885 gene encoding MADS-box transcription factor 2-like, whose amino-acid sequence MRYQTNSGEKLWDAKHESLSVEIERVKKENDNMHIELRHLKGEDLNSLYPKELIPIKEALQIGLTSVREKQVRNLFNGICLSFQLRLPLCC is encoded by the exons ATGAGGTACCAGACGAACTCCGGCGAAAAGCTCTGGGATGCCAAGCATGAG AGTCTGAGCGTTGAAATTGAGCGAGTTAAGAAAGAAAACGACAACATGCATATTGAACTAAG GCATCTTAAGGGTGAGGATCTCAACTCCCTTTACCCAAAGGAATTGATTCCTATTAAGGAGGCACTCCAGATTGGGCTCACCAGCGTAAGGGAAAAGCAAGTGAGAAATTTGTTTAATGGTATTTGCTTGTCATTTCAATTGAGATTACCTTTGTGCTGTTGA